A single region of the Chthoniobacterales bacterium genome encodes:
- a CDS encoding ATP-binding protein, protein MKPGFLDKFLDRIHWVEPQAVQSTILRLAREKGFFERVFNSLQEGVIVTDATSQILYLNQAACGLCGLNAKSDLGELLTERMRGLDWRGMSQSDRVVSRDMEIFYPQNRLLNFYVVPFHLGEEGEIEDLGPNDENLGYAVILRDITETRKSTEESLESERFSALTLLAAGVAHEIGNPLNSLHIHLQLMERRIRKLEGRQRVALEESVEVAKEEVKRLDYIVNQFLRAVRPTQPQVQKEDINAIIRESVSFLAKEIEDRDVLVELDLAEDLPALELDRNQIKQAFYNLIKNSFQAMKTGGILHIASWRGDEHVGVRFTDTGGGISPENMGRIFQPYFTTKESGSGLGLLIVRRIVREHGGEIDLESHEGKGLSIAIRLPFGERRIRMLGAPTVEENL, encoded by the coding sequence ATGAAGCCGGGGTTTCTTGATAAGTTTCTAGATCGCATCCACTGGGTGGAGCCGCAGGCGGTGCAGAGCACGATTCTGCGGCTGGCGCGGGAGAAAGGGTTCTTTGAGCGGGTGTTCAATTCGCTGCAAGAAGGAGTGATCGTGACGGATGCCACGAGTCAGATTCTTTACCTCAACCAAGCGGCCTGCGGCTTGTGCGGATTGAATGCGAAGTCGGATCTGGGTGAACTCCTGACCGAGCGGATGCGGGGCCTCGACTGGCGCGGGATGTCGCAGAGCGACCGAGTGGTGAGTCGCGACATGGAGATTTTTTATCCTCAAAACCGGCTGCTGAATTTCTATGTGGTGCCATTTCATCTCGGCGAGGAAGGCGAGATCGAAGATCTGGGGCCGAATGATGAGAATCTGGGTTACGCCGTGATTTTGCGGGACATTACGGAGACACGGAAATCGACCGAGGAATCGCTGGAGAGCGAGCGGTTTTCGGCCTTGACGCTGCTGGCGGCGGGGGTGGCGCATGAGATCGGGAACCCGCTAAATTCACTGCACATTCACCTGCAACTGATGGAGCGCCGCATCCGCAAGCTGGAGGGGCGGCAACGGGTGGCGCTGGAGGAATCGGTGGAGGTGGCGAAGGAGGAGGTGAAGCGGCTGGATTACATTGTGAACCAGTTTCTCCGGGCGGTGCGCCCGACGCAGCCGCAGGTGCAAAAGGAGGACATCAATGCCATCATTCGCGAGTCCGTTTCCTTTCTGGCGAAGGAAATCGAGGACCGCGATGTGCTGGTGGAGCTGGACCTGGCGGAGGACCTGCCCGCACTCGAGTTGGATCGCAATCAGATCAAGCAGGCCTTTTACAATCTCATCAAGAACAGCTTCCAGGCGATGAAGACGGGCGGCATCCTGCACATTGCGAGCTGGCGGGGCGACGAGCATGTGGGGGTGCGGTTTACGGACACGGGTGGGGGGATTTCGCCGGAGAACATGGGGCGGATTTTTCAGCCGTACTTTACGACAAAGGAGAGCGGGAGCGGGCTCGGATTGCTGATTGTGCGGCGGATTGTGCGGGAGCACGGCGGCGAGATCGACTTGGAGAGCCACGAGGGCAAGGGGCTGTCGATCGCGATCCGGCTGCCATTCGGCGAGCGGCGAATCCGAATGCTCGGCGCGCCGACGGTGGAGGAGAATTTATGA